Proteins co-encoded in one Vampirovibrio chlorellavorus genomic window:
- a CDS encoding flagellar basal body-associated FliL family protein, whose translation MARPTKPKDLKPKVEGEGGAAAPATPAAEGGSGSGGSGFDLKFIIMVVVILVATIGGSVGSSYLMTTMFVVPEIGKLAKAGGGGHGAEGEAPTGHDGASTETPGSQVGMNLELDEFMVNLKPDPSLPGSQYLRAKMALSVKVPDAQNCYIEHHAEAIPLKEGTLGEGKIVGAAAPVDRTLLASGGEAGPSCEDVFKKNMSKYVPTIRDVVNGSLMKRNATLLATLEGQEALKDEIKEQLNAIMAPDYQVLRVNFQDFIIQR comes from the coding sequence ATGGCTAGACCGACCAAGCCGAAGGATTTAAAACCCAAAGTGGAAGGCGAAGGTGGCGCAGCGGCCCCGGCGACTCCGGCTGCAGAAGGCGGTTCCGGCAGCGGTGGGAGTGGTTTCGATTTAAAGTTCATCATCATGGTGGTGGTTATTCTGGTGGCCACTATCGGTGGTTCTGTTGGTTCTTCCTATCTTATGACCACCATGTTTGTGGTGCCCGAAATTGGCAAGCTGGCCAAGGCTGGCGGTGGCGGCCATGGGGCCGAGGGGGAAGCTCCCACGGGTCACGATGGGGCATCCACGGAAACGCCCGGAAGCCAGGTGGGCATGAACCTGGAGCTGGATGAGTTTATGGTGAATTTAAAACCAGACCCCAGCCTGCCGGGCAGTCAGTATTTACGGGCCAAAATGGCCTTGAGCGTGAAAGTGCCCGATGCCCAGAATTGCTACATTGAGCATCATGCCGAGGCGATCCCGCTGAAGGAGGGAACGCTGGGTGAGGGTAAGATCGTGGGGGCTGCGGCACCGGTGGACAGAACCCTGCTGGCCAGCGGGGGGGAGGCGGGGCCCAGTTGTGAGGACGTGTTCAAGAAAAATATGTCCAAGTACGTGCCCACCATTCGGGATGTGGTCAATGGCTCCCTCATGAAACGGAATGCCACACTGCTGGCCACTCTGGAGGGGCAGGAAGCCTTGAAAGACGAAATCAAGGAACAGCTCAACGCCATTATGGCCCCGGATTATCAAGTTTTACGAGTGAATTTCCAGGATTTCATTATCCAGCGTTAG
- a CDS encoding motility protein A yields MDFTTLAGLILGLLILGGALVLGHVPLSTLLNAEALLVVFGGTLTATLVSFHVPTLKRALQALRGGSAESHLETRKTIQYVLEVVGFVRDEGILALQPIIESIEIPFFRKGLQLVLDNRSDQFIRDSLSTEIEVCYRESQDCARVYETAGGFAPTMGIIGAVIGLIHIVQASHQPAILGQGVASAFSATLYGVALSNLFLLPIAGKLRQRARDEWFMLTLLLEAILCIRAGEHPMIIEERLNAFVSGSDTLTVPRPGRKAYAARPEGYATPLPPQAVLRDDFLQVGAAVDMME; encoded by the coding sequence ATGGATTTTACAACCCTGGCCGGTTTAATCCTGGGGCTCCTGATTTTAGGGGGCGCTTTGGTTTTGGGACACGTCCCGCTGAGTACCCTGTTGAACGCCGAGGCCTTGCTGGTGGTGTTTGGGGGCACCCTGACCGCCACGCTGGTCAGTTTCCATGTGCCCACGCTGAAGCGGGCGCTGCAGGCCTTGCGGGGGGGCAGCGCGGAAAGTCATCTGGAAACCCGCAAGACCATTCAGTATGTGCTGGAGGTGGTGGGCTTTGTGCGGGATGAAGGCATTTTGGCCCTGCAGCCCATTATTGAGAGTATTGAAATTCCCTTTTTTCGCAAGGGCTTGCAACTGGTGCTGGACAACCGATCGGACCAGTTTATCCGGGACAGTTTATCCACCGAGATTGAGGTGTGTTACCGGGAGAGTCAGGATTGCGCCCGCGTTTACGAAACGGCTGGCGGTTTCGCCCCCACCATGGGTATTATCGGGGCGGTGATTGGCCTCATTCATATTGTGCAGGCCTCCCATCAGCCCGCCATTTTGGGTCAGGGCGTGGCCAGCGCTTTTAGCGCCACCCTGTATGGGGTGGCCTTGTCCAACCTGTTTTTACTGCCCATTGCCGGTAAGTTGCGGCAACGGGCCCGGGATGAATGGTTTATGCTGACTTTGTTGCTGGAGGCCATTCTGTGCATTCGAGCCGGTGAGCATCCCATGATTATCGAAGAGCGACTGAACGCCTTTGTCTCAGGCTCAGACACCCTGACCGTACCTCGCCCGGGACGAAAAGCCTATGCGGCACGGCCAGAGGGATATGCCACCCCACTGCCTCCACAGGCCGTCTTGCGGGATGATTTTCTGCAAGTGGGCGCCGCTGTGGACATGATGGAATGA
- a CDS encoding OmpA/MotB family protein, giving the protein MTHIGTRRNQPDSSTVSIAQAVPVRALFRKLETLEREMEANVHTGHNRWMVPYADLLTLLLGLFLVLVTAAKSEPLPQTPTPKSVASVTATQKQLKSAQNLPKKRMADSDALSAQLKQRLHMQGVEIRQQERGVVISLKDNILFAPGSADLSPTARHTLHQLISQLKKTLGPQARLIRVEGHSDNTPITTSRYPSNWELSTARATNIVRYLIEGKHYRPEQLSATGYGEFKPVAQNSSIEGKQKNRRVDIVVLNESMALQEPPAATQNLSGAGGISPSRED; this is encoded by the coding sequence ATGACGCACATTGGCACTCGGCGCAACCAACCGGATTCTTCCACAGTCTCTATCGCTCAGGCTGTCCCGGTGCGGGCCCTGTTCCGCAAGCTGGAGACGCTGGAACGGGAGATGGAAGCAAACGTGCATACCGGGCACAACCGTTGGATGGTGCCCTATGCCGATTTACTGACGCTGTTACTGGGCTTGTTTCTGGTATTGGTCACGGCGGCCAAGTCAGAACCCCTTCCGCAGACGCCAACGCCCAAGTCGGTTGCATCCGTCACAGCCACTCAGAAGCAACTAAAGTCTGCGCAAAATCTGCCGAAAAAGAGAATGGCTGACTCAGACGCGCTATCCGCTCAACTAAAACAGCGCCTCCACATGCAAGGTGTGGAAATTCGTCAGCAGGAACGGGGTGTGGTCATTTCCCTGAAAGATAACATTTTGTTTGCCCCGGGCAGTGCCGATTTATCGCCGACGGCCCGCCACACCCTGCATCAATTGATCAGTCAACTCAAAAAAACACTGGGCCCTCAGGCTCGGTTAATAAGAGTAGAAGGACATAGCGACAATACACCCATCACCACCTCCCGTTATCCCTCCAACTGGGAGTTATCCACCGCTCGGGCCACCAATATCGTGCGCTACCTGATTGAGGGCAAGCATTATCGACCCGAGCAATTGTCCGCCACCGGCTACGGGGAGTTCAAACCGGTGGCCCAGAATTCATCCATTGAAGGGAAACAGAAAAACCGCCGAGTGGATATAGTGGTATTGAATGAGAGTATGGCCCTTCAAGAACCCCCTGCCGCCACACAGAATTTATCAGGCGCTGGCGGCATTTCCCCAAGTCGAGAGGATTGA
- a CDS encoding proline dehydrogenase family protein, whose translation MRILDQLVVLALPFAPKALVKQFAWRYVAGESLEEMLETVRQLNEQGAMATVDVLGEFIHIPQEAHQAAALYKTVLEAIAKERLDANISVKLSQMGLLLDKALCSEIMHDLVATAAKARIFVRIDMEDSACTSDTIALYLKLRRQFDNVGIVLQAYLRRTVGDARQIMRNLSKISSPANFRLCKGIYREPRTLAWPNHTLINKNYTLILEEMFKQQAYVGIATHNEELVWEALRLIDQYRLKPHEYEFQMLLGVDPELRQILLNGGHRVRVYVPFGKDWFAYCTRRLKENPSIAGHLLKNLW comes from the coding sequence ATGCGCATTCTGGATCAACTGGTCGTGCTTGCTTTACCCTTTGCCCCCAAGGCATTGGTTAAACAATTCGCCTGGCGTTATGTGGCCGGAGAATCGCTGGAGGAAATGCTGGAGACGGTTCGTCAGCTGAACGAACAAGGGGCCATGGCCACCGTTGACGTACTGGGCGAATTTATTCACATACCGCAGGAGGCCCATCAGGCCGCCGCCCTTTATAAAACCGTGCTGGAGGCCATTGCCAAAGAGCGGTTAGATGCCAATATTTCCGTAAAACTGAGCCAAATGGGCCTCTTGCTGGACAAAGCCCTGTGTTCCGAAATAATGCACGATTTGGTGGCCACTGCGGCCAAAGCCCGCATTTTTGTGCGCATTGACATGGAAGATTCGGCCTGCACCAGCGATACCATTGCCCTCTATCTGAAGCTGCGCAGGCAATTCGATAACGTGGGCATTGTGCTACAAGCCTACTTGCGCCGCACCGTGGGCGATGCCCGACAGATTATGAGGAATTTGAGCAAGATTAGCAGCCCGGCCAATTTCCGGCTTTGCAAAGGCATTTACCGGGAACCCCGCACCCTGGCCTGGCCCAACCACACGCTCATCAACAAAAACTACACCCTTATTCTGGAAGAAATGTTCAAGCAGCAAGCCTATGTGGGCATTGCCACCCACAACGAGGAACTGGTGTGGGAAGCGTTGCGCCTGATTGATCAGTATCGGTTAAAGCCCCACGAGTATGAATTTCAGATGCTCTTGGGCGTGGATCCGGAATTGCGGCAAATTCTGCTGAACGGCGGACACCGGGTGCGGGTTTATGTCCCCTTTGGCAAGGACTGGTTTGCCTACTGCACCCGCCGCCTGAAGGAAAACCCCTCCATTGCCGGACATCTGCTGAAAAATTTATGGTGA
- a CDS encoding AAA family ATPase, with translation MWEVKPPDRNLLDARGLLVVGTHPKCGKSVACAGLAGVLNDLGFTVQAIKPFSFQPEVTIRDGYEQAFFDRLNPPQQPLELFAKPSPRKVTAGDWQHLQELCRKRVYPYILEAPGSLASPIRFVDVELNDAVDLSKALEIPLVLVTTKSPDVIGTLAPMLSYLWSRDAKAIGWMAVETQPVRVPDWEQDVLFLRGHTDIPYLGEIAYSPSISVEALQQGNLFRITELGVDLLPIQQALNLRVPY, from the coding sequence ATGTGGGAGGTGAAGCCGCCCGATCGAAACCTGCTGGATGCCCGGGGCTTGCTGGTGGTCGGCACCCATCCCAAATGTGGCAAAAGCGTGGCCTGTGCCGGGCTGGCCGGGGTGTTGAACGATCTGGGCTTTACGGTGCAGGCCATCAAGCCTTTCAGCTTTCAGCCGGAAGTGACCATTCGCGATGGTTATGAGCAGGCTTTTTTCGATCGACTCAATCCGCCCCAGCAGCCGCTGGAATTGTTTGCCAAGCCATCTCCCCGCAAGGTGACCGCCGGAGATTGGCAACACTTGCAAGAGCTTTGCCGCAAGCGGGTGTACCCCTACATTCTGGAAGCTCCCGGCAGTTTGGCCTCTCCCATTCGCTTTGTGGATGTGGAATTGAATGACGCCGTGGATTTGTCCAAGGCGCTGGAGATCCCTTTGGTGCTGGTGACGACCAAAAGTCCTGACGTCATTGGCACGCTGGCCCCCATGTTGTCTTACCTGTGGTCTCGGGATGCCAAGGCCATTGGCTGGATGGCTGTGGAAACCCAACCGGTGCGGGTACCGGATTGGGAGCAGGATGTCCTGTTTCTGCGGGGGCATACGGACATTCCCTATCTGGGAGAGATTGCCTACAGCCCCAGCATCTCGGTGGAAGCCTTGCAGCAGGGCAATCTGTTTCGCATTACGGAGTTGGGCGTGGATTTGTTGCCCATTCAGCAGGCCCTGAATTTGCGAGTTCCTTACTAA
- the fliM gene encoding flagellar motor switch protein FliM, translating into MLSQEEIDSLLSSLSVGVDQNAPSPSTGNAALGSESAMPSAHHEKRNYKLYNFRRPDKFSKDHLRALQTIHESFARQLGLVLTAYLRMTVEIDVVSVDQLTYDEFVRSMPSPMTVSILELDPLPGQVLLGFGYEVTSSVIDRMLGGPGTPEAKARELTDIEQSLIRRVLDRAILSLEEAWRSMMNVNASMVGFEESYALIQVATPGEIVALITFEVNLGNKHSGLISLCIPYPVLEGVISQLSAQHIFHRQQSNIPFEEQEKILQKLNYAKIPIQVLLGGTELTVGDLLGLSVGDVIRLDRAATDDLLACVNGRPKFYCRPGRLKDKLAVYMYDSVEIEESIEGFGL; encoded by the coding sequence ATGCTATCTCAAGAAGAAATTGATAGCCTGCTTTCCTCCCTCTCCGTAGGGGTGGATCAAAACGCGCCATCGCCCAGCACCGGTAACGCCGCCCTGGGTTCCGAGTCGGCCATGCCTTCGGCGCATCATGAGAAACGCAATTACAAGCTGTACAACTTTCGGCGGCCCGATAAATTTTCCAAGGATCACCTGCGGGCCCTGCAAACCATCCACGAAAGTTTTGCCCGGCAGCTGGGCCTGGTGCTGACCGCCTATTTGCGGATGACCGTGGAAATTGACGTGGTTTCCGTCGATCAGTTGACCTACGATGAATTTGTGCGCTCCATGCCCAGCCCCATGACCGTCAGTATTCTGGAGCTGGACCCGTTGCCGGGACAGGTGTTGCTGGGCTTTGGCTACGAGGTGACCTCCAGCGTGATTGATCGCATGCTGGGTGGGCCGGGCACACCGGAGGCCAAGGCGCGGGAACTGACCGATATTGAGCAATCCCTGATTCGGCGGGTGCTGGATCGGGCCATTTTATCGCTGGAAGAAGCGTGGCGTTCCATGATGAACGTGAACGCCAGTATGGTGGGCTTTGAGGAAAGCTACGCCCTCATTCAGGTGGCCACCCCGGGAGAAATCGTGGCCCTGATTACCTTTGAAGTGAATCTGGGCAACAAGCACTCAGGGCTAATCAGTCTGTGTATTCCCTACCCGGTGCTGGAAGGGGTCATTAGTCAGCTGAGCGCTCAGCATATTTTCCACCGTCAGCAGTCTAATATCCCGTTTGAAGAGCAGGAAAAAATTCTGCAAAAACTGAATTACGCCAAAATTCCCATTCAGGTCTTGCTGGGCGGCACCGAATTGACCGTTGGTGATCTGCTGGGTCTTTCGGTGGGGGATGTCATTCGTCTGGACAGGGCTGCCACCGATGATTTGCTGGCCTGCGTGAATGGACGCCCCAAGTTTTATTGCCGTCCCGGGCGGTTGAAAGACAAGTTGGCTGTGTATATGTATGACAGTGTGGAAATTGAGGAATCGATTGAGGGATTTGGCCTGTGA
- a CDS encoding pentapeptide repeat-containing protein encodes MRCCKGQHLEGVNYAYARFPQAVFESAFLHEANFARATLDEANFKQARLQGANLNQASLVNADLSAAILDGASLVGANLASAVLKGASLVGADLRGAKIFNASLTGVDLTDANLQGADLTGTTLFNAILSGTNLMSANLSGADLEGARLKQVNLRQANLFRMDMGHEGHLMAPQGNPSSMVEVDLSQANLEGAHLEGVPMHQNNLQEANMRHAYFQGTDMVDSHLEKADLRDTSFDEESHLSQALLAGALYDGQTRFPQGFDPAGNLMREI; translated from the coding sequence ATGCGCTGCTGCAAGGGCCAGCATCTGGAAGGGGTGAATTACGCGTATGCCCGGTTTCCCCAGGCCGTTTTTGAGAGCGCCTTTTTGCACGAGGCCAATTTTGCCCGGGCCACTCTGGATGAGGCCAATTTCAAGCAGGCCCGCCTGCAGGGGGCCAACCTGAATCAGGCCAGTCTGGTCAATGCCGACCTGTCGGCGGCCATTCTGGACGGGGCCAGTCTGGTGGGCGCCAACCTGGCCAGTGCGGTTTTAAAAGGCGCTTCTCTGGTAGGGGCCGACTTGCGAGGGGCCAAAATTTTTAACGCCAGTTTAACCGGGGTGGATTTAACCGATGCCAACCTGCAAGGGGCGGACTTGACCGGTACCACCCTGTTTAACGCCATTCTCTCCGGCACCAACCTGATGAGTGCCAACCTGAGCGGCGCGGATCTGGAGGGGGCCCGGCTGAAGCAGGTGAACTTGCGACAGGCCAATCTGTTTCGCATGGATATGGGGCATGAGGGACATCTGATGGCCCCGCAGGGAAACCCGTCCAGCATGGTGGAAGTGGATCTGTCACAGGCCAATCTGGAGGGTGCCCATTTGGAAGGCGTGCCTATGCATCAGAATAACCTGCAAGAAGCCAATATGCGGCATGCCTATTTTCAGGGCACCGATATGGTTGATTCCCATCTGGAAAAAGCCGATTTGCGCGATACCAGTTTTGATGAGGAGAGCCATTTAAGCCAGGCTTTGCTGGCTGGGGCGCTCTATGATGGACAGACGCGTTTCCCGCAGGGGTTTGATCCCGCTGGAAATTTGATGCGGGAAATCTGA
- the murJ gene encoding murein biosynthesis integral membrane protein MurJ, with the protein MSAESPIADEQSSLPQPKPSRTPSLLKAAGLIAAVTIFSKLLGFIRDWAVMYAYGTSLVSDAYYAAFQLPSFAIILLGGLGGPFHTATVAVFSRLIKDQEAPSERARHLASTFITLTGIVFTALSILTFLLARPIMGLILHGAAPSLIESAAAQLQVMSPCILAGGVVGILYGLSNIYNCFVWPSLSPVAMSVTILLGLWLVPGDTTGMVLAWSTLAGGILQVVMQLPEFFRQKFTLKPALDWKAPEIRQAGELLFPATVGTTIGQLVTYVDMFFAASLGAGGWSAVTLSNRLVQLPLGVLQTALLVPIFPRFSRAAAEGNFEEIKRTFKTGVISLWLISIPLLILMMMYTEPLIRLIFQHGKFDARATELVSLALVYQALQIIPYFARDSITRVFYAFQDSRTPLMVGLLAIGVKAALNWLLVTQLHLGVGGITAAITLVTFINMTLLGILSKKHIPDLGFRGMILPFGKLAMAGLLMMAACFGSQWLLELLPQLVPLLQGLPVAPALWEYGRIAVAAAIGILVYVLVTLQLKVSEAQYLQERIGGRLLKRFSRS; encoded by the coding sequence ATGAGCGCAGAATCCCCCATCGCCGACGAGCAGTCCTCCCTCCCGCAACCCAAACCCAGCCGGACTCCCAGCCTGTTAAAGGCCGCTGGGCTCATTGCCGCCGTAACCATTTTCAGTAAGCTGCTGGGCTTTATTCGCGATTGGGCGGTCATGTACGCCTATGGCACCTCGCTGGTCAGTGACGCCTATTACGCCGCCTTTCAACTGCCCTCCTTCGCCATTATTTTGCTGGGCGGACTGGGCGGGCCGTTTCATACGGCCACCGTGGCTGTGTTCTCCCGCCTGATTAAAGATCAGGAGGCCCCTTCTGAGCGTGCCAGACACTTGGCCAGTACCTTTATCACCCTGACTGGCATTGTGTTTACGGCCTTGTCGATTCTTACCTTTTTGCTGGCCCGCCCCATTATGGGGCTGATTTTGCACGGAGCGGCCCCTTCCCTGATTGAGTCCGCCGCCGCCCAGTTGCAAGTGATGAGTCCCTGTATTCTGGCCGGTGGGGTGGTGGGCATTTTGTACGGGCTGTCCAATATCTACAATTGCTTTGTGTGGCCGTCGTTATCGCCAGTGGCCATGAGCGTGACGATTCTCCTGGGATTGTGGCTGGTGCCCGGCGATACCACGGGCATGGTGCTGGCTTGGTCCACGTTGGCCGGTGGCATTTTACAGGTGGTCATGCAGTTGCCGGAATTTTTTCGCCAGAAGTTTACGTTAAAGCCCGCTTTGGACTGGAAAGCGCCGGAAATTCGTCAGGCCGGGGAGTTGTTGTTTCCGGCCACCGTGGGCACCACTATTGGGCAGTTGGTGACCTATGTGGATATGTTCTTTGCCGCTTCGCTGGGGGCCGGGGGGTGGTCGGCGGTCACCTTGTCCAATCGCTTGGTGCAGTTGCCCTTGGGGGTGCTGCAAACGGCCTTGCTGGTGCCCATTTTCCCCCGGTTCAGCCGGGCCGCCGCCGAGGGCAATTTTGAAGAGATCAAGCGCACTTTCAAAACCGGGGTGATTTCCCTGTGGCTGATCAGCATTCCCCTGCTGATTTTGATGATGATGTATACCGAGCCGCTCATTCGGTTGATTTTTCAGCACGGCAAGTTCGATGCCCGGGCCACCGAGCTGGTGTCGCTGGCCCTGGTTTATCAGGCCTTGCAAATTATTCCCTACTTCGCCAGAGATTCCATTACCCGGGTTTTTTATGCCTTTCAGGATTCCCGAACCCCCTTAATGGTGGGTCTGCTGGCCATTGGGGTCAAAGCGGCGCTGAACTGGCTACTGGTGACCCAGTTGCACCTGGGCGTGGGGGGTATTACCGCCGCTATCACGCTGGTGACCTTTATCAACATGACCTTGCTGGGCATTCTGTCCAAAAAACACATTCCGGACTTGGGATTTCGGGGAATGATATTGCCCTTTGGCAAACTGGCCATGGCGGGTTTATTGATGATGGCGGCCTGTTTTGGCAGTCAGTGGTTGTTGGAATTACTGCCGCAACTTGTGCCATTACTCCAAGGGTTACCGGTGGCCCCTGCCCTGTGGGAATACGGGCGGATCGCTGTGGCCGCCGCTATCGGTATTTTGGTGTACGTGCTGGTAACCTTGCAGTTAAAAGTCAGTGAGGCCCAGTATTTGCAGGAGCGCATTGGCGGGCGCCTGCTGAAACGCTTTAGCCGATCTTAA
- the fliY gene encoding flagellar motor switch phosphatase FliY, with translation MNDLNGGLTKEALDAISEVSSIAMGAAGSTLGILVGQEIEIAPPQISEYENLAGMDIPFGDAPKTIIMVQFVKGIFTTALYIVKNSDVRKLAGMMLGSTEEGSDEELTELQLGAVGELMSQMMNSAATGMASVLHETVEINNPEVIPYSSDMLAQCLPKVLSEPFVLTNLQMKANQETVLEMMELRVSSELKEQVALFMSIEAAQGGPEMAAPEMATRDMEASAQINAHAEPQPAMAGTAMPHARAAVGSGVHVDPVTVRPVEFGSFDHQPNVYGEENKNLSLVMDVTLNLTVELGRTELPIKDVLELTRGSVIELDRIAGEPVDLMANGKLIAKGEVVVIEDNFGLRITSIISPAERLRGL, from the coding sequence ATGAACGATTTGAATGGCGGCTTAACCAAAGAAGCGCTTGACGCGATTAGCGAAGTATCCAGTATCGCCATGGGTGCGGCCGGTTCCACACTGGGCATTCTGGTGGGTCAGGAGATTGAGATTGCCCCGCCTCAGATTAGTGAATACGAAAATCTGGCGGGCATGGACATCCCCTTTGGCGATGCGCCCAAGACAATTATCATGGTGCAGTTTGTCAAAGGGATTTTCACCACGGCCCTGTATATTGTTAAAAACTCCGATGTGCGCAAGCTGGCTGGCATGATGCTGGGCAGTACGGAGGAAGGCAGTGATGAGGAACTGACCGAACTGCAACTGGGCGCTGTGGGCGAGTTGATGAGTCAGATGATGAATTCGGCAGCCACCGGGATGGCCTCTGTGTTGCATGAAACGGTGGAAATCAACAATCCTGAAGTGATTCCCTATTCCAGCGATATGCTGGCCCAGTGCCTGCCCAAGGTCTTATCGGAACCGTTTGTGTTGACCAACTTACAGATGAAGGCCAACCAGGAAACGGTGCTGGAAATGATGGAGCTGCGGGTGTCATCGGAGCTGAAAGAGCAGGTGGCCCTGTTTATGTCCATTGAGGCCGCTCAGGGTGGGCCCGAAATGGCCGCCCCCGAAATGGCTACCCGTGATATGGAGGCCTCGGCCCAGATTAATGCCCACGCGGAGCCGCAACCGGCCATGGCTGGCACCGCCATGCCTCACGCCCGGGCCGCGGTGGGGAGTGGGGTTCACGTGGACCCGGTGACCGTTCGCCCGGTGGAATTTGGCTCGTTCGATCATCAGCCCAATGTGTACGGCGAGGAGAACAAGAACCTGTCTCTGGTCATGGATGTGACCCTCAACCTGACTGTGGAGCTGGGCAGAACAGAGTTGCCCATCAAGGATGTGCTGGAGTTGACCCGAGGTTCCGTCATTGAGCTGGATCGTATTGCCGGGGAGCCGGTGGATTTAATGGCCAATGGCAAGCTGATTGCCAAGGGCGAAGTGGTGGTGATTGAAGATAACTTTGGCTTGCGGATTACCAGCATTATCTCCCCGGCGGAACGGTTGCGGGGCTTGTAA
- a CDS encoding acyl-CoA dehydrogenase family protein: MNFELTEEQRQIWQWAKEFADQEIAPVAAINDQDSKFDFDLLKKIADQGFFGAILPEEYGGQGIDHISYALMTEEIARVCSSTRTLFSVQISLVEKPIWYFGTEEQKKNYLPRLATGEIIGCFGLTEPNAGSDAGNQQTMATPDGDYYVLNGQKTWISNGCISQVALIIAQTDKSKGHKGMCAFLVETDTPGFSTREIKPKLGLRASITSELFLDNVRVHKSQMLGNPGEGFKVAMYCLDQGRFSVAAGSVGVSQACIDISTRYAMEREAFGQKIGEFQMLQQLIADMAADCEAGRFLVLHAADLKDKGVRNTRETSMAKLFCAEAAIRASNSAVQIFGGYGFSEEYPAARYYRDARVLNLYEGTSQIHRLIIAQDELGIRPANGPGSPMTPLDRLSPRVPLPARI, translated from the coding sequence ATGAATTTTGAATTGACCGAAGAACAACGGCAAATTTGGCAATGGGCCAAGGAATTCGCGGATCAGGAAATTGCCCCGGTTGCCGCCATTAACGATCAGGATTCCAAATTTGATTTTGACCTGCTGAAAAAAATCGCCGATCAGGGCTTTTTCGGGGCTATTTTGCCGGAAGAATACGGCGGACAGGGCATCGATCACATCTCCTACGCCCTGATGACCGAGGAAATCGCCCGGGTCTGCTCCTCCACCCGCACCCTGTTTTCGGTGCAAATTTCTCTGGTGGAAAAGCCCATCTGGTACTTCGGCACCGAGGAACAAAAAAAGAACTACCTGCCCCGTCTGGCCACCGGTGAAATCATCGGTTGCTTTGGCCTGACTGAACCCAACGCTGGCAGCGACGCCGGGAACCAGCAAACCATGGCCACCCCGGATGGCGATTATTACGTGCTGAACGGCCAGAAAACCTGGATCTCCAACGGCTGCATCTCGCAAGTGGCGCTCATCATCGCCCAGACCGATAAATCGAAGGGCCACAAAGGCATGTGCGCCTTTTTGGTGGAAACCGACACCCCCGGTTTCAGTACCCGGGAAATCAAACCCAAGCTGGGTTTACGGGCGTCCATCACCTCCGAACTGTTTTTGGACAATGTGCGGGTGCATAAATCCCAAATGCTGGGCAATCCGGGGGAAGGCTTTAAAGTGGCCATGTACTGCCTGGATCAGGGACGCTTCAGCGTAGCCGCCGGATCCGTGGGTGTCAGCCAGGCCTGCATTGATATTTCCACCCGCTACGCCATGGAACGGGAAGCCTTTGGCCAGAAAATCGGTGAGTTCCAGATGTTGCAACAACTGATTGCCGATATGGCCGCCGACTGTGAAGCCGGTCGCTTTTTGGTGCTACACGCCGCTGACCTGAAGGACAAGGGCGTGCGCAACACCCGGGAAACCTCCATGGCCAAACTGTTTTGCGCCGAAGCGGCCATTCGGGCCTCGAATAGCGCCGTGCAGATCTTTGGCGGGTACGGCTTCTCCGAGGAATACCCGGCGGCCCGCTACTACCGGGATGCCCGTGTCCTCAACCTGTACGAGGGCACCAGCCAGATCCACCGCCTGATTATCGCCCAGGATGAACTGGGGATTCGTCCGGCCAACGGACCTGGCAGCCCCATGACCCCGCTGGATCGGCTGTCTCCACGTGTGCCTTTGCCAGCCCGGATTTGA
- a CDS encoding metallothionein has translation MTTIMEVCACPRCLCEVDHQDPGVVIKGGLYYCGKQCAEGHQNYPGCGHANCTCYSLPTDDMGKVSAERTDSR, from the coding sequence ATGACAACGATTATGGAAGTTTGCGCTTGTCCCCGTTGTTTGTGTGAGGTGGATCACCAGGACCCCGGTGTGGTGATTAAGGGCGGTCTGTACTATTGCGGCAAACAATGTGCCGAAGGGCACCAGAATTATCCGGGGTGCGGGCACGCCAATTGCACCTGTTACTCCCTGCCCACCGATGACATGGGCAAAGTGTCGGCGGAACGAACCGACTCACGCTAA